One Alkaliphilus sp. B6464 genomic window carries:
- a CDS encoding phage portal protein — protein MSLEKYINVKYEGDSLWFEQEVADSWQMQRINRILENKDYLAGKHKIKMRVDEVYNGKTFETRKIALNYAKTLLEFETSFLLKNDVTLTSNDLEALEQYKKVYREGKYNKIDYRILSNMVRYGECYEYVYIDENKRIKSNIIAGEDSYPIYDHTGQMVAFIEYYIFDGTSYYAIYSDDKVEQYNDIDGDLHKVGEYKNLSGLPIPYVLSSELDELVGNASLREYIDILDSMEDLISKYMDSFYKFLNPIPVVKGTKLSSKDGQIDQNVVGYAMQLMDDAEFKFVNSKMDFNSFKTLWQTLKQSLLDISMTPGVSMNSQDVSNLSETSIRMLYGMAEIKGSMNSRYLHEGFEKRWGKIKALLRVLGNDIIEDAYIDCQYNPNIPQNDKEVIENLKTLKEINGISLERLLEVSPYTNDVNEELDKIDSVNRVEG, from the coding sequence GTGAGTTTAGAAAAATATATAAATGTAAAATATGAAGGTGATTCGTTATGGTTTGAGCAGGAAGTTGCTGATAGTTGGCAAATGCAAAGGATAAATAGGATATTAGAGAATAAAGACTACCTTGCAGGAAAACATAAAATTAAAATGCGAGTAGATGAAGTATATAATGGTAAGACGTTTGAAACTAGAAAGATAGCATTAAATTATGCTAAGACTTTACTAGAATTTGAAACGTCTTTTTTATTGAAGAATGATGTTACATTAACAAGTAATGATTTGGAAGCCCTAGAGCAATATAAGAAGGTTTATAGGGAAGGTAAATATAATAAAATAGATTATAGAATATTATCTAATATGGTTAGATATGGTGAATGTTACGAATACGTCTATATTGACGAGAATAAACGAATTAAGAGTAATATTATTGCAGGTGAGGACAGTTATCCTATATATGACCATACAGGGCAAATGGTGGCATTTATAGAGTACTATATTTTCGATGGTACAAGTTATTATGCTATTTACAGTGATGATAAAGTAGAACAATATAATGATATTGATGGAGATTTACACAAAGTAGGAGAATATAAAAATCTAAGTGGATTGCCTATACCATATGTATTATCAAGCGAATTAGATGAATTAGTAGGCAATGCAAGTCTAAGGGAATATATAGATATATTGGACAGTATGGAAGATTTAATAAGCAAATATATGGATAGTTTCTATAAATTTCTTAATCCTATTCCAGTTGTGAAGGGAACAAAGTTGAGTAGTAAAGATGGACAGATAGATCAGAATGTTGTCGGTTATGCTATGCAGTTAATGGATGATGCAGAGTTTAAATTTGTTAATAGTAAGATGGACTTTAATAGTTTTAAGACGTTGTGGCAGACTTTGAAGCAGTCATTGCTGGATATATCTATGACACCTGGTGTTAGTATGAATAGCCAAGATGTATCTAATCTATCTGAAACAAGTATAAGAATGTTGTATGGTATGGCTGAGATTAAGGGGTCTATGAATAGCAGATACCTACATGAAGGATTTGAAAAGAGATGGGGCAAGATTAAGGCATTATTAAGAGTATTAGGAAATGATATAATAGAAGATGCTTATATAGATTGTCAATATAATCCTAATATACCTCAAAATGATAAGGAAGTAATAGAGAACCTTAAAACATTAAAAGAGATAAACGGTATAAGTCTAGAGAGATTATTGGAAGTAAGTCCATACACTAATGATGTTAATGAGGAATTAGATAAGATAGATAGTGTTAACCGAGTTGAAGGATAA
- a CDS encoding single-stranded DNA-binding protein, whose amino-acid sequence MKNSHFNKIKSDYIPTIAWGRNARFSSKLNVGDRIRIWGRIQSRQYQKKLSDGNVLNKIAYEVSISKMEKVDENEEEHAIP is encoded by the coding sequence TTGAAAAATAGCCATTTTAACAAAATAAAGTCGGACTACATACCGACAATAGCTTGGGGAAGAAATGCAAGGTTTTCTTCTAAGTTAAATGTTGGTGATAGAATTCGGATCTGGGGACGGATACAAAGTAGGCAATATCAGAAAAAATTATCAGATGGAAATGTTTTAAATAAAATTGCATATGAGGTATCTATTTCTAAAATGGAAAAAGTTGATGAAAACGAAGAAGAGCACGCTATCCCTTAG
- the hpt gene encoding hypoxanthine phosphoribosyltransferase: MDIDKKVWEVLCSEEDISNRLKELGQEISDVYRDKKLYVVSLLRGSFVFTADLVRKLDIPVKIDFMTTSSYGHGTESSGSVKIVNDIKENLEDYHILVVDDITDSGLTMKYVIEHLKTKNPVSVKCCVLLDKPERRKVEIEPDYVGFTIPDKFVVGYGLNYGDYYRNIPYVFVVTDKDR; encoded by the coding sequence ATGGATATAGATAAAAAGGTATGGGAAGTACTTTGTTCAGAAGAAGACATTTCAAATAGACTTAAGGAATTAGGACAAGAAATTTCTGATGTTTATAGAGATAAGAAATTATATGTTGTTTCATTACTTAGAGGTAGTTTTGTTTTTACGGCAGACTTAGTAAGAAAGCTGGATATTCCAGTTAAAATAGACTTTATGACAACATCTAGTTATGGTCATGGAACAGAAAGCAGTGGCTCAGTAAAAATTGTTAATGATATAAAAGAAAATTTAGAGGATTACCATATACTAGTAGTAGATGATATTACAGACTCAGGTTTAACTATGAAATATGTAATAGAGCATTTAAAAACAAAAAATCCTGTTAGTGTAAAATGTTGTGTATTATTAGACAAACCAGAACGTAGGAAAGTAGAAATTGAGCCGGATTATGTAGGATTTACTATTCCAGATAAATTTGTTGTAGGATATGGATTAAACTATGGAGATTATTACCGCAATATTCCTTATGTATTCGTTGTAACAGATAAAGATAGATAG
- a CDS encoding type II CAAX endopeptidase family protein, with translation MNDMLNKKRLKVLDANLLYLIGAILFWTLGAYVQGRSLQSGLIITQYVIILLPPIIYIKAKKLNIKETLKLNKISFKHGFLVACITILTYPAAVFANALLMTIMSLIGNLNIPQLPTAASSSEYLILMFVISISAGICEEVFFRGFILSGYERMGKKKAIILSAILFGFFHFNLYNLMGPIVLGLVFGYLVVETNSIFAGMIGHIVNNGFAVTLGFILNLVSEVLPNMDTASEAAVELPTSIAMLSGTIVFGIISAVTVLIAYQLIKIIKKDRAELNSKVCSDETNVEVKGVEFTPLIFTGILFIIIAIVQIKEIISLG, from the coding sequence ATGAATGATATGTTAAATAAAAAAAGGTTAAAAGTATTAGATGCAAATCTATTATATCTTATTGGAGCTATATTGTTTTGGACCTTAGGGGCTTATGTTCAGGGAAGAAGTCTGCAAAGTGGATTAATAATTACACAATATGTTATTATACTTTTACCGCCTATAATCTACATCAAAGCAAAAAAACTAAACATAAAGGAAACTCTTAAACTAAATAAAATAAGTTTTAAACATGGATTCTTGGTAGCTTGTATCACCATTTTAACTTATCCAGCGGCAGTTTTTGCAAATGCATTACTAATGACTATAATGAGTCTAATAGGAAATCTAAATATACCACAATTACCTACTGCTGCAAGTAGTAGTGAATATTTAATACTTATGTTTGTTATATCTATATCAGCAGGTATTTGTGAAGAAGTATTTTTTAGAGGATTTATTTTATCTGGTTACGAAAGAATGGGAAAGAAAAAAGCAATTATTTTATCAGCAATTTTATTTGGATTCTTTCATTTTAACTTGTATAATTTAATGGGCCCAATAGTGCTAGGTCTAGTTTTTGGGTATTTAGTTGTAGAAACAAACTCTATTTTTGCTGGCATGATTGGACATATAGTTAATAATGGGTTTGCTGTTACTTTAGGGTTTATATTAAATTTAGTTTCTGAGGTTCTTCCAAATATGGATACGGCTAGCGAAGCTGCTGTTGAACTACCGACGTCTATAGCTATGTTAAGTGGTACTATTGTGTTTGGAATTATTTCAGCAGTAACCGTGCTAATTGCTTATCAGCTTATTAAGATTATAAAAAAAGATCGTGCAGAATTAAATTCAAAAGTATGTAGTGATGAGACAAACGTAGAAGTAAAGGGAGTCGAATTTACGCCTTTAATTTTTACAGGTATTTTATTTATTATTATAGCAATAGTACAAATAAAAGAAATTATTTCTTTGGGTTAA